Proteins encoded together in one Camelina sativa cultivar DH55 chromosome 9, Cs, whole genome shotgun sequence window:
- the LOC104710201 gene encoding uncharacterized protein LOC104710201, with product MDLFGEFQKVEIDGKPFLVYQNVMKPLPQIQTPNSSAENTIIESIQNKTHSSNKVAIDSDGDDLPLPLLFACPILRLQSTASNENITLQDEEGKVFERFFEIKTSPLHGDNTSNDHDPVLPLFWCNNKEADLENDDCYICVSHKVDSDYYFCVQCDVRYHKECVESPLEISYPTHANHSVQLYFSKKRFKKCILCRKTADRSIYYCALCDIYMHVFCAQAAIPFFKDQPKRHDHILTLFPRQASLTCNICGLLNKLHFTYVCPLCDFVTHTDCIYIPQTIRISRHHHRISFISSLPFGNRSCGVCRQEVYSKYGAYTCNVCSGYAVHTRCALRNDIWDGKELEGVQEDEDFEPPFKRISDGIILHFSHGCHLEFEISSGVYVDGNKFCQACALPINDENLFVCVECDFILHEACAEAPFKKFHPLHPHALKQKVVHENGVFICDACENLCNGFGYGCMEEYCDYILDVVCASASEPFNYQGHQHPLFLALPPNVEAMCHICKSTKDNKVLNCIAIECDFIICFECATLPYMVRYKHDEHYLTFCHGDEATGSDWCELCEGKLVLRVIGGKEGFYKCNDCCTTLHSTCLLGPYPYLKPDQAFTLGHNEFQLLRNPSPRRFCGICNTRRPYPIIILYEGEESSLTLCNFYH from the coding sequence ATGGACTTGTTCGGAGAATTTCAGAAGGTGGAAATCGATGGGAAACCATTTCTCGTATACCAAAACGTTATGAAACCATTACCACAAATACAAACCCCAAACTCCTCCGCTGAAAACACCATCATCGAAtcaatccaaaacaaaacacactcCTCCAATAAAGTAGCCATTGATTCCGACGGCGACGACCTCCCTCTTCCACTTCTTTTCGCATGCCCTATTTTACGACTCCAGTCAACAGCGAGTAACGAGAATATTACATTACAAGATGAAGAGGGTAAAGTATTCGAACGCTTTTTCGAGATCAAGACTTCCCCTCTCCATGGTGACAATACGTCAAATGATCATGATCCCGTACTCCCGCTGTTTTGGTGCAACAACAAGGAAGCTGATCTAGAGAATGATGATTGCTATATTTGTGTATCCCATAAGGTAGACTCAGACTATTATTTCTGTGTCCAGTGTGATGTTAGGTACCACAAAGAATGTGTCGAGTCTCCACTTGAGATCAGTTATCCTACCCACGCCAATCATTCTGTCCAACTCTACTTTTCTAAGAAAAGATTCAAGAAGTGCATCTTGTGCAGAAAAACAGCAGATCGTTCCATATATTATTGTGCTCTATGCGACATTTATATGCACGTGTTCTGTGCCCAGGCGGCAATACCCTTTTTTAAAGACCAACCAAAAAGGCACGACCATATCCTCACCCTTTTCCCTAGGCAAGCTTCCTTAACCTGCAATATTTGTGGTCTACTCAATAAACTTCATTTCACCTACGTCTGCCCTTTATGCGATTTTGTCACCCATACTGATTGTATATATATCCCACAAACCATAAGAATATCTCGTCACCACCACCGTATCTCTTtcatttcttctcttccattTGGAAATAGGTCCTGTGGAGTTTGCCGTCAAGAAGTTTACAGTAAGTATGGTGCATATACTTGCAATGTGTGTAGTGGCTATGCTGTTCACACAAGATGTGCATTGCGTAATGATATATGGGACGGAAAAGAACTTGAGGGAgtacaagaagatgaagattttgAGCCACCGTTCAAAAGGATTTCTGATGGAATAATACTCCATTTTTCTCATGGCTGTCATCTGGAATTTGAGATTAGTAGTGGAGTTTACGTCGACGGAAACAAGTTTTGTCAAGCGTGTGCTCTTCCAATCAACGACGAAaatttgtttgtatgtgtggaaTGTGACTTCATTCTACACGAAGCATGTGCAGAAGCTCCCTTTAAGAAGTTCCATCCATTACATCCCCATGCGCTTAAACAAAAGGTTGTCCACGAAAATGGCGTATTCATATGTGACGCCTGTGAAAACCTATGTAATGGTTTCGGATATGGGTGTATGGAAGAGTATTGTGATTACATACTAGATGTAGTATGTGCCTCGGCGTCCGAGCCGTTCAACTACCAAGGCCATCAACACCCCTTATTCCTAGCGTTACCCCCAAACGTAGAGGCAATGTGCCACATTTGCAAGTCAACAAAAGATAACAAGGTACTCAACTGCATTGCCATTGAGTGTGactttattatatgttttgaatGTGCCACCTTACCGTACATGGTAAGATATAAGCATGATGAACATTACCTCACATTCTGTCATGGGGATGAGGCGACTGGCTCAGATTGGTGTGAGTTATGCGAGGGAAAATTAGTACTGAGAGTTATCGGAGGAAAAGAAGGATTCTATAAGTGCAACGATTGCTGCACCACGCTTCATAGTACTTGTTTACTTGGCCCTTATCCATATTTGAAGCCTGATCAAGCTTTCACATTGGGTCATAATGAATTCCAACTTCTACGCAACCCTTCTCCTCGGCGATTTTGCGGTATTTGCAATACGCGTCGCCcgtatccaataataatcctaTACGAAGGGGAAGAGTCATCTCTCACTCTATGTAACTTTTATcattga
- the LOC104710202 gene encoding uncharacterized protein LOC104710202 isoform X2 has product MLPERRSTVVSSTSSSSSSYLNPSGHNDNSFLLLRRGKKFGRIVKLKLSHFFFFFLSLFFFSCIFSGHKLLFHGSEFLPHFEQNPYMKSQLLVSSEINVGLNKSNIEKPPGSKKRNKHLPCEVTLSESVDRILEPQDYLNFTRFSLGYVEAETYNEPRFGGHQTLMERERSYSAVNQTIHCGFVKGTGFDLSEKDRAYMKNCVVSVSSCIFGSSDFLRRPASKKISEFSKRNVCFVMFVDEQTLSKLASEGHVPDKQGFVGLWKTVVVSNLPYSDMRKTGKVPKFLSHRLFPSSRYSIWLDSKMRLTTDPMLIIDFFLWRTKSEFAISNHYDRHCVWDEVLQNKRLNKYNHSAIDEQFMFYQSDGLKKFDPSDPNSPLPSYVPEGSFIVRAHTPMSNLFTCLWFNEVDRFTSRDQLSFAYTYLKLQRLNPDRPLRLNMFKDCERRALTKLFHHRVDSSPPSPPARFIE; this is encoded by the exons ATGTTACCGGAGAGAAGAAGTACGGTGGTTTCTTctacttcatcatcttcttcttcgtatctGAATCCATCTGGTCACaatgataattcttttttacTTCTCCGAAGAGGCAAAAAGTTTGGTCGGATTGTGAAATTGAAGCTCtcacatttcttcttcttctttctttcactctttttcttctcttgcatCTTCTCTGGCCACAAGCTACTCTTTCATG GTTCTGAGTTCTTACCTCATTTTGAGCAAAACC CTTACATGAAAAGTCAATTGCTGGTTTCATCGGAGATTAATGTAGGATTAAACAAATCCAACATTGAGAAACCACCCGGAAGCAAGAAGAGAAACAAGC ATTTGCCATGTGAAGTTACACTTTCTGAATCTGTTGATCGCATACTTGAGCCTCAGGATTATTTGAATTTCACGCGGTTTTCGTTAGGCTATGTAGAGGCTGAGACGTATAATGAGCCTAGGTTTGGAGGGCATCAAACACTCAtggaaagagagagatcttaCTCTGCAGTAAATCAGACAATTCACTGTGGTTTTGTCAAAGGTACTGGATTTGATTTGAGCGAAAAGGATAGGGCGTACATGAAGAACTGTGTAGTCTCTGTGTCTTCTTGCATTTTTGGAAGCTCTGATTTTCTAAGGAGACCTGCAAGCAAAAAG atCAGTGAATTCTCGAAGCGAAATGTGTGTTTCGTGATGTTTGTGGATGAGCAAACACTATCGAAACTTGCTAGTGAAGGGCATGTTCCAGACAAGCAAGGATTTGTTGGTTTGTGGAAAACTGTAGTAGTTAGCAATTTGCCTTATTCTGACATGCGAAAGACTGGAAAGGTTCCAAAGTTTCTGTCACATCgcctttttccttcttctag GTATTCCATTTGGTTAGACAGTAAGATGAGACTCACTACAGATCCCATGCTTATAATTGACTTCTTCTTATGGAGAACAAAATCAGAATTCGCAATCTCAAACCATTATGACCGGCACTGTGTTTGGGATGAGGTGTTACAGAACAAACGGCTGAACAAGTACAACCATTCGGCCATTGATGAACAGTTTATGTTCTACCAGTCAGATGGACTCAAGAAATTTGACCCTTCAGATCCTAATTCTCCTCTTCCAAGTT atgTACCTGAAGGTTCTTTTATTGTAAGAGCCCATACGCCAATGTCAAACCTCTTCACCTGCCTTTGGTTCAATGAAGTTGATCGGTTTACCTCACGAGATCAGTTGAGTTTTGCATACACATACCTAAAACTTCAGCGACTGAATCCAGATAGACCCTTACGCCTAAACATGTTCAAG GACTGTGAACGTCGAGCATTAACTAAGCTTTTCCACCATCGCGTAGATTCATCGCCTCCTTCACCTCCTGCTAGATTCATTGAGTGA
- the LOC104710202 gene encoding uncharacterized protein LOC104710202 isoform X1, which translates to MLPERRSTVVSSTSSSSSSYLNPSGHNDNSFLLLRRGKKFGRIVKLKLSHFFFFFLSLFFFSCIFSGHKLLFHGSEFLPHFEQNHAAYMKSQLLVSSEINVGLNKSNIEKPPGSKKRNKHLPCEVTLSESVDRILEPQDYLNFTRFSLGYVEAETYNEPRFGGHQTLMERERSYSAVNQTIHCGFVKGTGFDLSEKDRAYMKNCVVSVSSCIFGSSDFLRRPASKKISEFSKRNVCFVMFVDEQTLSKLASEGHVPDKQGFVGLWKTVVVSNLPYSDMRKTGKVPKFLSHRLFPSSRYSIWLDSKMRLTTDPMLIIDFFLWRTKSEFAISNHYDRHCVWDEVLQNKRLNKYNHSAIDEQFMFYQSDGLKKFDPSDPNSPLPSYVPEGSFIVRAHTPMSNLFTCLWFNEVDRFTSRDQLSFAYTYLKLQRLNPDRPLRLNMFKDCERRALTKLFHHRVDSSPPSPPARFIE; encoded by the exons ATGTTACCGGAGAGAAGAAGTACGGTGGTTTCTTctacttcatcatcttcttcttcgtatctGAATCCATCTGGTCACaatgataattcttttttacTTCTCCGAAGAGGCAAAAAGTTTGGTCGGATTGTGAAATTGAAGCTCtcacatttcttcttcttctttctttcactctttttcttctcttgcatCTTCTCTGGCCACAAGCTACTCTTTCATG GTTCTGAGTTCTTACCTCATTTTGAGCAAAACC ATGCAGCTTACATGAAAAGTCAATTGCTGGTTTCATCGGAGATTAATGTAGGATTAAACAAATCCAACATTGAGAAACCACCCGGAAGCAAGAAGAGAAACAAGC ATTTGCCATGTGAAGTTACACTTTCTGAATCTGTTGATCGCATACTTGAGCCTCAGGATTATTTGAATTTCACGCGGTTTTCGTTAGGCTATGTAGAGGCTGAGACGTATAATGAGCCTAGGTTTGGAGGGCATCAAACACTCAtggaaagagagagatcttaCTCTGCAGTAAATCAGACAATTCACTGTGGTTTTGTCAAAGGTACTGGATTTGATTTGAGCGAAAAGGATAGGGCGTACATGAAGAACTGTGTAGTCTCTGTGTCTTCTTGCATTTTTGGAAGCTCTGATTTTCTAAGGAGACCTGCAAGCAAAAAG atCAGTGAATTCTCGAAGCGAAATGTGTGTTTCGTGATGTTTGTGGATGAGCAAACACTATCGAAACTTGCTAGTGAAGGGCATGTTCCAGACAAGCAAGGATTTGTTGGTTTGTGGAAAACTGTAGTAGTTAGCAATTTGCCTTATTCTGACATGCGAAAGACTGGAAAGGTTCCAAAGTTTCTGTCACATCgcctttttccttcttctag GTATTCCATTTGGTTAGACAGTAAGATGAGACTCACTACAGATCCCATGCTTATAATTGACTTCTTCTTATGGAGAACAAAATCAGAATTCGCAATCTCAAACCATTATGACCGGCACTGTGTTTGGGATGAGGTGTTACAGAACAAACGGCTGAACAAGTACAACCATTCGGCCATTGATGAACAGTTTATGTTCTACCAGTCAGATGGACTCAAGAAATTTGACCCTTCAGATCCTAATTCTCCTCTTCCAAGTT atgTACCTGAAGGTTCTTTTATTGTAAGAGCCCATACGCCAATGTCAAACCTCTTCACCTGCCTTTGGTTCAATGAAGTTGATCGGTTTACCTCACGAGATCAGTTGAGTTTTGCATACACATACCTAAAACTTCAGCGACTGAATCCAGATAGACCCTTACGCCTAAACATGTTCAAG GACTGTGAACGTCGAGCATTAACTAAGCTTTTCCACCATCGCGTAGATTCATCGCCTCCTTCACCTCCTGCTAGATTCATTGAGTGA
- the LOC104710202 gene encoding uncharacterized protein LOC104710202 isoform X3, with protein sequence MLPERRSTVVSSTSSSSSSYLNPSGHNDNSFLLLRRGKKFGRIVKLKLSHFFFFFLSLFFFSCIFSGHKLLFHGSEFLPHFEQNHAAYMKSQLLVSSEINVGLNKSNIEKPPGSKKRNKHLPCEVTLSESVDRILEPQDYLNFTRFSLGYVEAETYNEPRFGGHQTLMERERSYSAVNQTIHCGFVKGTGFDLSEKDRAYMKNCVVSVSSCIFGSSDFLRRPASKKISEFSKRNVCFVMFVDEQTLSKLASEGHVPDKQGFVGLWKTVVVSNLPYSDMRKTGKVPKFLSHRLFPSSRYSIWLDSKMRLTTDPMLIIDFFLWRTKSEFAISNHYDRHCVWDEVLQNKRLNKYNHSAIDEQFMFYQSDGLKKFDPSDPNSPLPSYVPEGSFIVRAHTPMSNLFTCLWFNEVDRFTSRDQLSFAYTYLKLQRLNPDRPLRLNMFKVK encoded by the exons ATGTTACCGGAGAGAAGAAGTACGGTGGTTTCTTctacttcatcatcttcttcttcgtatctGAATCCATCTGGTCACaatgataattcttttttacTTCTCCGAAGAGGCAAAAAGTTTGGTCGGATTGTGAAATTGAAGCTCtcacatttcttcttcttctttctttcactctttttcttctcttgcatCTTCTCTGGCCACAAGCTACTCTTTCATG GTTCTGAGTTCTTACCTCATTTTGAGCAAAACC ATGCAGCTTACATGAAAAGTCAATTGCTGGTTTCATCGGAGATTAATGTAGGATTAAACAAATCCAACATTGAGAAACCACCCGGAAGCAAGAAGAGAAACAAGC ATTTGCCATGTGAAGTTACACTTTCTGAATCTGTTGATCGCATACTTGAGCCTCAGGATTATTTGAATTTCACGCGGTTTTCGTTAGGCTATGTAGAGGCTGAGACGTATAATGAGCCTAGGTTTGGAGGGCATCAAACACTCAtggaaagagagagatcttaCTCTGCAGTAAATCAGACAATTCACTGTGGTTTTGTCAAAGGTACTGGATTTGATTTGAGCGAAAAGGATAGGGCGTACATGAAGAACTGTGTAGTCTCTGTGTCTTCTTGCATTTTTGGAAGCTCTGATTTTCTAAGGAGACCTGCAAGCAAAAAG atCAGTGAATTCTCGAAGCGAAATGTGTGTTTCGTGATGTTTGTGGATGAGCAAACACTATCGAAACTTGCTAGTGAAGGGCATGTTCCAGACAAGCAAGGATTTGTTGGTTTGTGGAAAACTGTAGTAGTTAGCAATTTGCCTTATTCTGACATGCGAAAGACTGGAAAGGTTCCAAAGTTTCTGTCACATCgcctttttccttcttctag GTATTCCATTTGGTTAGACAGTAAGATGAGACTCACTACAGATCCCATGCTTATAATTGACTTCTTCTTATGGAGAACAAAATCAGAATTCGCAATCTCAAACCATTATGACCGGCACTGTGTTTGGGATGAGGTGTTACAGAACAAACGGCTGAACAAGTACAACCATTCGGCCATTGATGAACAGTTTATGTTCTACCAGTCAGATGGACTCAAGAAATTTGACCCTTCAGATCCTAATTCTCCTCTTCCAAGTT atgTACCTGAAGGTTCTTTTATTGTAAGAGCCCATACGCCAATGTCAAACCTCTTCACCTGCCTTTGGTTCAATGAAGTTGATCGGTTTACCTCACGAGATCAGTTGAGTTTTGCATACACATACCTAAAACTTCAGCGACTGAATCCAGATAGACCCTTACGCCTAAACATGTTCAAGGTAAAATAG
- the LOC104710203 gene encoding protein PHYTOCHROME KINASE SUBSTRATE 1-like — protein MVTLTSSSSTPKTSFDFMKNNNSHSVYVPFSSPPPPSSSSSSSSYLNIKEDAVVTTKKVMEPSETLSVSIKPKEEELGDEKKIAKKVSEEPEIGVFGAEKYFNGDMDSDQGSSVLSLSLTNPEVERTIIDSKQSAKKSTGTPSVRSESSWNSQSVLLQNKLVNSCNSSLQEKKNNNNSGQIQKVSNNKKSFLANLGCKCACSDENSVDVDEKISVKRSSDPNISVFTKRKIENQMSSSENMKSDLIRIQKQEELSQRKSLEVFGSPINIEKKRIVVQQKLALRPWESRTEEEDQKSEGSDTSADLFEIESLTGKPKPFLTRQGSDPASPTCYAPSEVSVEWSIVTASAADFSVMSECATSPVRRSSRSSQIPRIPITAKSSAPQRRNSSSSGGGGGGFLLSCKSHKSVRVSGDLERRSSSMNKTQPSYVPRFPMETTTKPKSFETRRRISNSSVSHTQSSLLYSQ, from the coding sequence atggtgacactaacatcatcttcttcaactccaAAGACATCTTTTGATTTCATGAAGAATAACAACAGTCACAGTGTCTATGttcctttctcttctcctcctccaccttcttcttcttcttcttcttcctcttactTGAACATCAAGGAAGATGCTGTTGTCACAACCAAGAAGGTCATGGAACCCAGCGAAACCCTAAGCGTGAGCATCAAACCAAAAGAAGAGGAGCTTGGTGATGAGAAGAAAATTGCGAAGAAAGTTTCTGAAGAACCAGAGATTGGTGTATTTGGAGCTGAGAAGTACTTCAATGGAGACATGGATTCAGACCAAGGCTCTAGTgttctgtctctgtctctgacAAACCCCGAAGTTGAGAGAACCATTATCGATTCGAAGCAGAGCGCGAAGAAATCTACAGGAACTCCTAGTGTCCGGTCTGAATCAAGCTGGAATAGTCAGAGCGTGTTGCTTCAGAACAAATTGGTGAATAGCTGCAACAGTTCCttgcaggagaagaagaacaacaacaatagtgGTCAGATTCAAAAGGTGAGCAATAATAAGAAAAGTTTTCTCGCAAATCTGGGGTGTAAATGCGCATGTTCTGATGAGAACTCAGTAGATGTCGACGAGAAAATCTCGGTGAAGAGAAGCTCTGATCCGAACATCTCTGTTTTCACAAAGAGAAAGATCGAAAATCAGATGAGTTCTTCTGAGAATATGAAGTCAGACCTGATCAGGATCCAGAAGCAAGAAGAGTTATCGCAGAGGAAGTCACTTGAAGTGTTTGGATCTCCTATAAATATTGAGAAGAAGAGGATTGTTGTTCAACAGAAACTCGCATTGCGTCCATGGGAATCAAGAACAGAGGAGGAAGACCAAAAGAGCGAAGGGAGTGATACAAGCGCGGATCTTTTCGAGATAGAGAGTCTTACAGGGAAACCTAAACCTTTTCTTACAAGGCAAGGAAGTGATCCAGCTTCACCTACGTGTTATGCTCCAAGTGAAGTAAGCGTAGAGTGGAGCATAGTGACAGCAAGTGCAGCAGATTTCTCTGTTATGTCGGAATGTGCAACAAGTCCTGTAAGAAGAAGCAGCCGATCTTCTCAGATTCCTCGAATCCCTATCACCGCTAAATCATCAGCACCGCAGAGACGGAATTCGAGTAGCAGCGGCGGCGGAGGCGGTGGTTTCTTGTTGAGCTGCAAGAGTCATAAATCTGTTAGGGTTTCTGGTGAtttagaaagaagaagcagcagcatGAACAAGACACAACCGAGTTATGTTCCAAGATTCCCAATGGAGACTACTACTAAACCTAAGAGTTTCGAAACACGAAGAAGGATCAGCAACAGCTCCGTTTCTCACACACAGTCATCTCTTCTGTATAGTCAGTGA